A part of Solenopsis invicta isolate M01_SB chromosome 2, UNIL_Sinv_3.0, whole genome shotgun sequence genomic DNA contains:
- the LOC105196474 gene encoding potassium/sodium hyperpolarization-activated cyclic nucleotide-gated channel 2: MLRVEHKCEIETEDEDLLFLPNRSFFRKVFDAILTLLMASENNPETRKHLRSHSLMISEKRRHLQQYKYIFHPFSILRYTSLRNFYDPPRRFFWDILMILTITCLLLIVPYQAAFDMKRLYYWTVCKNLLLSICCMDVIINFMTGYHDKLHHIVVMEPKKIMKRYLMYGTFLPDFLGSLPTDIAFVKTWQESTVTRELVSLICGFRVFSLSSYMIKIVRAYDAPVALYEVCVMIFWLIIAFQWQSCLYWLLPIATTSMHLPKRPGDDSWILEFNLWEESKVLQYLNSLSRAISIFLSSGFLHEKPKNETDLTLVILLQFLGSLTIWILIARVNQLYKNVNGSKIKYQDILAQLKQYMKHHQLPHSTQDRIVTYYEFYFLQRYFCEPEILNILSPHIRQEISMQTCRKLVENVTFFSNLPLSLITRIVALLKSEIFLTNDVIVRANSPGDCMYFIATGTVAIYTGSGKEVCHLDDGAHFGEIALVMPDARRVASVIAIEICELYRLNRVDFTRTIHPYPMLWEQIKKIAIERHERTAILDMY; encoded by the exons ATGCTTCGTGTGGAGCATAAATGCGAAATCGAAACCGAAGATGAAGATCTACTTTTTCTTCCCAATCGCAGCTTCTTCCGAAAAGTATTTGACGCAATCCTCACATTACTGATGGCATCGGAAAATAATCCAGAAACTCGCAAGCATTTACGCAGTCACTCTCTCATGATTTCGGAAAAGCGACGGCATTtgcaacaatataaatatatttttcacccATTCAGTATCTTAAGGTATACTTCCTTGAGAAATTTTTACGATCCTCct CGCAGATTTTTCTGGGATATCCTAATGATTTTAACGATAACATGCTTACTGTTGATTGTTCCATATCAAGCTGCCTTCGACATGAAGCGGTTATATTATTGGACGGTTTGCAAAAATCTCCTACTTTCTATTTGTTGCATGgatgtaatcattaattttatgaCGGG ATATCACGATAAACTGCATCACATTGTCGTGATGGAACCGAAGAAAATAATGAAGAGGTATCTAATGTATGGCACTTTCTTGCCAGACTTTCTGGGCTCTTTACCAACCGATATCGCGTTCGTTAAAACATGGCAAGAAAGTACAGTCACACGCGAGCTGGTGTCGTTGATATGCGGATTTCGCGTGTTTTCTCTCAGTTCTTACATGATAAAAATTGTTCGAGCATATGACGCTCCTGTGGCCCTTTACGAAGTCTGTGTCATGATATTTTGGCTAATAATAGCGTTTCAGTGGCAATCTTGCTTATATTGGCTATTGCCAATAGCGACGACTTCTATGCACTTACCGAAGCGACCTGGCGACGATTCCTGGATACTCGAATTTAATCTTTGGGAAGAATCCAAAGTTCTACAGTATCTGAACAGTCTTTCACGCGCCATCTCCATCTTCCTATCGTCGGGCTTTCTGCATGAAAAACCGAAAAACGAGACGGATCTCACGCTGGTGATCCTTTTACAATTCTTAGGAAGTCTAACTATCTGGATTCTGATAGCTCGTGTAAACCAACTATACAAAAACGTCAACGGCTCTAAGATTAAGTATCAAGACATCTTGGCACAGCTCAAGCAGTACATGAAGCATCATCAACTACCGCATTCGACTCAAGACCGTATCGTAACCTACTACGAATTTTACTTTCTACAAAGGTATTTTTGCGAGCCCGAGATTCTCAACATTCTGTCCCCGCATATTCGCCAAGAGATTAGCATGCAAACCTGCCGCAAACTTGTGGAAAACGTTACATTCTTCAGCAATCTACCTCTCTCCTTGATAACGCGCATCGTTGCCCTGctaaagtccgaaatatttttgacaaacgACGTGATTGTACGGGCTAATTCACCAGGTGATTGCATGTACTTCATCGCCACCGGTACGGTGGCTATTTATACGGGTTCCGGAAAGGAAGTGTGTCACTTGGATGATGGCGCGCACTTTGGGGAGATCGCGCTGGTGATGCCTGACGCGCGGAGAGTGGCCAGCGTCATCGCTATTGAGATCTGCGAGTTGTATCGCCTGAATCGCGTGGATTTTACCAGAACGATTCACCCCTATCCCATGCTGTGGGAGCAAATCAAGAAAATTGCTATCGAGAGACACGAGAGGACGGCCATACTggatatgtattaa